The following are encoded together in the Alphaproteobacteria bacterium genome:
- the cobU gene encoding bifunctional adenosylcobinamide kinase/adenosylcobinamide-phosphate guanylyltransferase: protein MAAPVTLVLGGARAGKSGYALALLGGGLFVATAEAGDAEMAERIAVHRAERGQAWMTIEEPLDLALVLRRHADEARAILVDCLTLWLSNLMHRDRDIDAATDELLAALDARAGQTVLVANEVGLGIVPDNPLARRFRDAQGMLNRRVAQRADRVVFMAAGLPMMLKGA, encoded by the coding sequence ATGGCGGCGCCTGTCACGCTCGTGCTGGGCGGCGCGCGCGCCGGCAAGAGCGGCTATGCGCTCGCGCTGCTGGGCGGCGGCCTTTTCGTCGCCACCGCCGAGGCAGGGGATGCCGAGATGGCCGAGCGCATCGCCGTCCATCGCGCCGAGCGCGGCCAGGCGTGGATGACGATCGAAGAGCCGCTTGATCTCGCGCTGGTGCTGCGCCGGCACGCCGACGAAGCGCGCGCCATTCTCGTTGACTGCCTGACCCTGTGGCTGAGCAACCTGATGCATCGGGACCGCGACATCGATGCGGCCACGGACGAATTGCTGGCCGCGCTCGACGCACGCGCCGGCCAGACCGTGCTCGTTGCCAACGAGGTCGGGCTGGGCATCGTGCCTGACAACCCACTCGCCCGTCGCTTTCGCGACGCGCAGGGCATGCTCAATCGCCGCGTCGCCCAACGCGCCGATCGCGTCGTCTTCATGGCTGCCGGCCTGCCGATGATGCTGAAGGGCGCCTAG
- a CDS encoding histidine phosphatase family protein — MATAASNKAPVTRWWWVRHAVVPNPEGRCYGQSDMDCDVSDHALFRHQAALLPRGAVWVTSGLSRAIKTADTLRAHGADWREPLREPRFNEQHFGQWQGLTYADIAANHGDNHLFWLGPPTNRPPGGESFVDLMQRAGSAILEINETHKGRDIVAVTHGGTIRAALALAMGLGADAAVRFEAENVSLTLIEHYEQADPDHAWRIVFTNLLPRVVAAA, encoded by the coding sequence ATGGCGACGGCGGCGAGCAACAAGGCACCGGTGACACGCTGGTGGTGGGTCCGCCATGCCGTGGTGCCCAACCCGGAAGGCCGCTGCTACGGCCAGAGCGACATGGATTGCGACGTCAGCGACCACGCGCTGTTCCGTCACCAGGCGGCGCTGCTGCCGCGCGGCGCGGTGTGGGTGACCAGTGGCCTGTCGCGCGCGATCAAGACCGCCGACACGCTGCGCGCGCACGGCGCGGACTGGCGCGAGCCGTTGCGCGAGCCGCGCTTCAACGAGCAACATTTCGGCCAGTGGCAGGGCCTGACCTATGCCGACATCGCCGCCAACCATGGCGACAACCATCTCTTCTGGCTCGGCCCGCCGACCAACCGGCCGCCAGGCGGCGAGAGCTTCGTCGACCTGATGCAGCGCGCCGGCTCGGCGATTCTCGAGATCAACGAGACGCACAAGGGTCGCGACATCGTCGCCGTCACCCATGGCGGCACGATCCGCGCCGCGCTGGCGCTGGCAATGGGGCTGGGCGCCGATGCCGCGGTGCGCTTCGAGGCCGAGAACGTCTCGCTGACCCTGATCGAGCATTACGAGCAGGCGGACCCGGATCACGCCTGGCGCATCGTCTTCACCAACCTGCTGCCGCGCGTCGTCGCAGCCGCCTGA